One window of Triticum dicoccoides isolate Atlit2015 ecotype Zavitan chromosome 5A, WEW_v2.0, whole genome shotgun sequence genomic DNA carries:
- the LOC119301084 gene encoding kinesin-like protein KIN-4A isoform X2, with translation MTMEHGEDCCVKVAVHARPLIGDEKLQGCKDCVTVVPGKPQVQIGTHSFTFDHVYGSSGTPSTAMFDECVAPLVEGLFQGYNATVLAYGQTGSGKTYTMGTACKEGTHVGIIPRAMAALFDKIEKLKNQVDFQLRVSFIEILKEEVRDLLDPATVTAGKVENGNGHTGKLSVPGKPPVQIREGSNGVITLSGSTEVHVTTQKEMTTCLEQGSLSRATGSTNMNNQSSRSHAIFTITLEQMRKADPIMASDGMPIEEMNDDYLCAKLHLVDLAGSERAKRTGSDGLRFKEGVHINRGLLALGNVISALGDEKKRKEGAHVPYRDSKLTRLLQDSLGGNSKTVMIACISPADINAEETLNTLKYANRARNIQNKPIVNRNPIADEMKRMRQQLEYLQAELVLARGGGVGSDDVQGLRERISWLEHTNEDLCRELYGLRNHVHSDPCEPELHKTVSGYTKGEGLKRSLQSTEPFDVLMTDSVRGNPKDIDDEVAKEWEHTMLQDSLGKELNELNKQLEKKESEMKGYGHDTVALKQHFGKKLMELEEEKRAVQKERDRLLAEVESLNADGQTHKVRDAQLQKLKTFEAQILELKKKQESQVQLLKEKQKSDEAAKKLQEEIHFIKSQKVQLQHKIKQEAEQFRQWKASREKELLQLRKEGRRNEYERHKLQALTQRQKLVLQRKTEEAAMATKRLKEILEARKSSGRDNSAGMNGTSPGSHMSEKSLQKWLDQELEVMVHVHEVRNEYEKQSQLRALLGEELAILKKEDASPPRGKNGNSRTNTLSPNARQARIASLESMVTISSNTLVAMASQLSEAEERERTFSGRGRWNQLRSMGEAKSLLQYIFSVAADARCEVREKEIEIKEMKEQMTEMKEQMTELVGILRHSESRRRELEKQSKQKEQTAPMATTPPGSVNGSAKHTADDSNTPLSPVAVPAQKQLKYSAGIVNSPSKGVAASNKQLKMVPIAQLPVGKKVSISGQSGKLWRWKRSHHQWLLQFKWKWQKPWKLSEMIRHSDETITRARPRPQLLITHKPQKVM, from the exons ATGACAATGGAGCACGGCGAGGATTGCTGCGTCAAGGTGGCGGTCCACGCCCGCCCGCTCATCGGCGACGAGAAGCTGCAGGGCTGTAAGGACTGCGTCACCGTCGTCCCCGGCAAGCCACAG GTCCAGATCGGCACCCACTCCTTCACCTTCGACCACGTCTACGGCAGCTCCGGCACGCCGTCGACGGCCATGTTCGACGAGTGCGTGGCGCCGCTGGTGGAGGGCCTCTTCCAGGGCTACAACGCCACCGTGCTCGCCTACGGCCAG ACGGGCTCGGGGAAGACGTACACCATGGGGACGGCTTGCAAGGAGGGGACGCACGTCGGGATCATCCCGCGAGCCATGGCGGCATTGTTCGACAAGATCGAGAAGCTGAAAAATCAAGTGGACTTCCAGCTACGCGTTTCTTTCATCGAG ATCCTGaaagaagaggtgcgggatttgctTGACCCTGCTACTGTTACTGCTGGCAAAGTTGAGAATGGCAATGGGCACACCGGGAAGTTGTCCGTGCCGGGGAAACCTCCGGTGCAGATTCGGGAGGGGTCAAACGGGGTCATAACCCTGTCGGGGTCGACCGAAGTGCATGTCACCACTCAGAAGGAAATGACCACATGCCTTGAACAAGGTTCGCTGAGCCGCGCCACTGGGAGCACCAACATGAACAACCAATCAAG TCGTTCCCATGCCATCTTCACAATCACATTGGAGCAGATGCGCAAAGCAGACCCCATCATGGCATCAGATGGAATGCCTATTGAAGAGATGAATGACGATTATCTATGTGCCAAGCTCCACTTGGTAGATCTTGCGGGGTCGGAACGGGCCAAGAGAACTGGTTCAGATGGCCTTCGGTTCAAGGAAG GTGTTCACATCAACAGAGGACTTCTGGCCCTTGGCAACGTCATAAGTGCTCTTGGAGATGAGAAAAAGAGGAAAGAAGGTGCACATGTACCTTACCGGGACAGCAAACTCACTCGTCTTCTGCAG GACTCACTCGGTGGAAACAGCAAGACTGTAATGATAG CCTGTATTAGCCCAGCAGATATTAATGCTGAAGAAACACTGAACACATTGAAATACGCTAACCGGGCACGTAATATTCAGAACAAACCAATT GTCAACAGGAATCCTATTGCTGATGAGATGAAAAGGATGCGCCAGCAACTCGAGTACTTGCAAGCAGAGCTAGTTTTAGCTCGCGGAGGAGGAGTAGGATCAGATGATGTTCAG GGTCTCAGGGAAAGGATCTCATGGCTTGAACACACAAATGAAGACCTTTGCCGGGAACTTTATGGCCTTCGCAACCATGTTCACAGTGATCCATGCGAACCTGAACTACAT AAAACTGTAAGTGGCTACACCAAAGGTGAAGGGCTCAAACGAAGCTTGCAAAGTACGGAGCCATTTGATGTCCTTATGACTGATTCTGTACGAG GCAACCCTAAAGATATTGACGATGAAGTAGCCAAAGAATGGGAACACACAATGCTGCAGGATAGCTTAGGCAAAGAGTTGAATGAATTAAACAAACAACTGGAGAAAAAGGAG TCTGAGATGAAAGGGTATGGACATGATACTGTTGCACTTAAGCAACACTTTGGAAAGAAACTTATGGAACTTGAAGAAGAGAAAAGAGCTGTACAG AAAGAGAGGGACAGGTTGTTGGCTGAAGTTGAAAGCCTAAATGCAGATGGGCAGACACATAAGGTGCGAGATGCCCAACTGCAAAAACTTAAAACCTTTGAAGCACAG ATTCTAGAACTCAAGAAAAAGCAGGAGAGCCAAGTTCAACTTCTGAAAGAAAAGCAGAAGAGTGATGAAGCTGCTAAGAAACTGCAAGAGGAAATCCATTTTATAAAGTCACAGAAG GTTCAACTACAACACAAGATCAAACAAGAAGCAGAACAGTTCCGGCAATGGAAGGCTTCCCgtgaaaaagaacttttgcag TTGCGGAAGGAGGGACGAAGAAATGAGTATGAACGCCACAAACTTCAAGCACTTACTCAGAGGCAAAAATTG GTTCTTCAAAGGAAGACTGAAGAAGCTGCCATGGCTACCAAAAGGCTGAAAGAGATACTTGAAGCTCGGAAATCTTCAGGGCGTGATAATTCAG CTGGCATGAATGGCACTTCTCCTGGCTCTCAT ATGAGTGAGAAATCGTTGCAAAAGTGGCTAGATCAAGAGTTAGAAGTCATGGTTCATGTCCACGAAgtccgaaacgaatacgaaaaacaGTCTCAATT GCGTGCTTTACTTGGCGAGGAGCTTGCCATTTTGAAGAAAGAAGATGCTAGTCCGCCAAGAGGGAAGAATGGAAACTCAAG GACAAATACCTTGTCACCAAATGCCCGACAAGCTAGGATAGCATCACTTGAGAGCATGGTCACAATCTCTTCAAATACTCTTGTCGCGATGGCTTCTCAACTTTCAGAGGCTGAGGAAAGAGAGCGTACTTTCTCGGGGCGTGGTCGTTGGAATCAGTTGCGGTCAATGGGAGAAGCAAAGAGTTTGCTGCAGTACATCTTTAGTGTTGCTGCGGATGCAAG ATGTGAAGTAAGGGAAAAAGAAATTGAGATCAAGGAAATGAAGGAGCAAATGACGGAAATGAAGGAGCAAATGACGGAGCTTGTGGGCATCCTTCGACACAGTGAATCACGCAGGAGGGAACTTGAAAAGCAGAGCAAGCAGAAAGAGCAGACAGCTCCCATggctactactcctccg GGAAGTGTAAATGGCTCCGCGAAGCACACTGCGGATGACTCCAACACACCACTATCCCCGGTTGCAGTTCCTGCACAGAAGCAGCTGAAGTACTCTGCTGGAATTGTAAATAGCCCCAGCAAAGGTGTAGCTGCATCGAACAAACAACTCAAG ATGGTTCCTATCGCGCAGTTGCCTGTCGGCAAGAAGGTTTCGATATCAGGACAATCAGGAAAACTGTGGAGATGGAAAAGGAGCCACCACCAGTGGCTACTGCAGTTCAAGTGGAAGTGGCAGAAGCCCTGGAAACTGTCCGAGATGATCCGCCACAGCGATGAAACGATCACGAGGGCCAGGCCCAGACCCCAGCTACTTATCACTCATAAACCTCAGAAAGTGATGTGA
- the LOC119301084 gene encoding kinesin-like protein KIN-4A isoform X1 — protein sequence MTMEHGEDCCVKVAVHARPLIGDEKLQGCKDCVTVVPGKPQVQIGTHSFTFDHVYGSSGTPSTAMFDECVAPLVEGLFQGYNATVLAYGQTGSGKTYTMGTACKEGTHVGIIPRAMAALFDKIEKLKNQVDFQLRVSFIEILKEEVRDLLDPATVTAGKVENGNGHTGKLSVPGKPPVQIREGSNGVITLSGSTEVHVTTQKEMTTCLEQGSLSRATGSTNMNNQSSRSHAIFTITLEQMRKADPIMASDGMPIEEMNDDYLCAKLHLVDLAGSERAKRTGSDGLRFKEGVHINRGLLALGNVISALGDEKKRKEGAHVPYRDSKLTRLLQDSLGGNSKTVMIACISPADINAEETLNTLKYANRARNIQNKPIVNRNPIADEMKRMRQQLEYLQAELVLARGGGVGSDDVQGLRERISWLEHTNEDLCRELYGLRNHVHSDPCEPELHKTVSGYTKGEGLKRSLQSTEPFDVLMTDSVREGNPKDIDDEVAKEWEHTMLQDSLGKELNELNKQLEKKESEMKGYGHDTVALKQHFGKKLMELEEEKRAVQKERDRLLAEVESLNADGQTHKVRDAQLQKLKTFEAQILELKKKQESQVQLLKEKQKSDEAAKKLQEEIHFIKSQKVQLQHKIKQEAEQFRQWKASREKELLQLRKEGRRNEYERHKLQALTQRQKLVLQRKTEEAAMATKRLKEILEARKSSGRDNSAGMNGTSPGSHMSEKSLQKWLDQELEVMVHVHEVRNEYEKQSQLRALLGEELAILKKEDASPPRGKNGNSRTNTLSPNARQARIASLESMVTISSNTLVAMASQLSEAEERERTFSGRGRWNQLRSMGEAKSLLQYIFSVAADARCEVREKEIEIKEMKEQMTEMKEQMTELVGILRHSESRRRELEKQSKQKEQTAPMATTPPGSVNGSAKHTADDSNTPLSPVAVPAQKQLKYSAGIVNSPSKGVAASNKQLKMVPIAQLPVGKKVSISGQSGKLWRWKRSHHQWLLQFKWKWQKPWKLSEMIRHSDETITRARPRPQLLITHKPQKVM from the exons ATGACAATGGAGCACGGCGAGGATTGCTGCGTCAAGGTGGCGGTCCACGCCCGCCCGCTCATCGGCGACGAGAAGCTGCAGGGCTGTAAGGACTGCGTCACCGTCGTCCCCGGCAAGCCACAG GTCCAGATCGGCACCCACTCCTTCACCTTCGACCACGTCTACGGCAGCTCCGGCACGCCGTCGACGGCCATGTTCGACGAGTGCGTGGCGCCGCTGGTGGAGGGCCTCTTCCAGGGCTACAACGCCACCGTGCTCGCCTACGGCCAG ACGGGCTCGGGGAAGACGTACACCATGGGGACGGCTTGCAAGGAGGGGACGCACGTCGGGATCATCCCGCGAGCCATGGCGGCATTGTTCGACAAGATCGAGAAGCTGAAAAATCAAGTGGACTTCCAGCTACGCGTTTCTTTCATCGAG ATCCTGaaagaagaggtgcgggatttgctTGACCCTGCTACTGTTACTGCTGGCAAAGTTGAGAATGGCAATGGGCACACCGGGAAGTTGTCCGTGCCGGGGAAACCTCCGGTGCAGATTCGGGAGGGGTCAAACGGGGTCATAACCCTGTCGGGGTCGACCGAAGTGCATGTCACCACTCAGAAGGAAATGACCACATGCCTTGAACAAGGTTCGCTGAGCCGCGCCACTGGGAGCACCAACATGAACAACCAATCAAG TCGTTCCCATGCCATCTTCACAATCACATTGGAGCAGATGCGCAAAGCAGACCCCATCATGGCATCAGATGGAATGCCTATTGAAGAGATGAATGACGATTATCTATGTGCCAAGCTCCACTTGGTAGATCTTGCGGGGTCGGAACGGGCCAAGAGAACTGGTTCAGATGGCCTTCGGTTCAAGGAAG GTGTTCACATCAACAGAGGACTTCTGGCCCTTGGCAACGTCATAAGTGCTCTTGGAGATGAGAAAAAGAGGAAAGAAGGTGCACATGTACCTTACCGGGACAGCAAACTCACTCGTCTTCTGCAG GACTCACTCGGTGGAAACAGCAAGACTGTAATGATAG CCTGTATTAGCCCAGCAGATATTAATGCTGAAGAAACACTGAACACATTGAAATACGCTAACCGGGCACGTAATATTCAGAACAAACCAATT GTCAACAGGAATCCTATTGCTGATGAGATGAAAAGGATGCGCCAGCAACTCGAGTACTTGCAAGCAGAGCTAGTTTTAGCTCGCGGAGGAGGAGTAGGATCAGATGATGTTCAG GGTCTCAGGGAAAGGATCTCATGGCTTGAACACACAAATGAAGACCTTTGCCGGGAACTTTATGGCCTTCGCAACCATGTTCACAGTGATCCATGCGAACCTGAACTACAT AAAACTGTAAGTGGCTACACCAAAGGTGAAGGGCTCAAACGAAGCTTGCAAAGTACGGAGCCATTTGATGTCCTTATGACTGATTCTGTACGAG AAGGCAACCCTAAAGATATTGACGATGAAGTAGCCAAAGAATGGGAACACACAATGCTGCAGGATAGCTTAGGCAAAGAGTTGAATGAATTAAACAAACAACTGGAGAAAAAGGAG TCTGAGATGAAAGGGTATGGACATGATACTGTTGCACTTAAGCAACACTTTGGAAAGAAACTTATGGAACTTGAAGAAGAGAAAAGAGCTGTACAG AAAGAGAGGGACAGGTTGTTGGCTGAAGTTGAAAGCCTAAATGCAGATGGGCAGACACATAAGGTGCGAGATGCCCAACTGCAAAAACTTAAAACCTTTGAAGCACAG ATTCTAGAACTCAAGAAAAAGCAGGAGAGCCAAGTTCAACTTCTGAAAGAAAAGCAGAAGAGTGATGAAGCTGCTAAGAAACTGCAAGAGGAAATCCATTTTATAAAGTCACAGAAG GTTCAACTACAACACAAGATCAAACAAGAAGCAGAACAGTTCCGGCAATGGAAGGCTTCCCgtgaaaaagaacttttgcag TTGCGGAAGGAGGGACGAAGAAATGAGTATGAACGCCACAAACTTCAAGCACTTACTCAGAGGCAAAAATTG GTTCTTCAAAGGAAGACTGAAGAAGCTGCCATGGCTACCAAAAGGCTGAAAGAGATACTTGAAGCTCGGAAATCTTCAGGGCGTGATAATTCAG CTGGCATGAATGGCACTTCTCCTGGCTCTCAT ATGAGTGAGAAATCGTTGCAAAAGTGGCTAGATCAAGAGTTAGAAGTCATGGTTCATGTCCACGAAgtccgaaacgaatacgaaaaacaGTCTCAATT GCGTGCTTTACTTGGCGAGGAGCTTGCCATTTTGAAGAAAGAAGATGCTAGTCCGCCAAGAGGGAAGAATGGAAACTCAAG GACAAATACCTTGTCACCAAATGCCCGACAAGCTAGGATAGCATCACTTGAGAGCATGGTCACAATCTCTTCAAATACTCTTGTCGCGATGGCTTCTCAACTTTCAGAGGCTGAGGAAAGAGAGCGTACTTTCTCGGGGCGTGGTCGTTGGAATCAGTTGCGGTCAATGGGAGAAGCAAAGAGTTTGCTGCAGTACATCTTTAGTGTTGCTGCGGATGCAAG ATGTGAAGTAAGGGAAAAAGAAATTGAGATCAAGGAAATGAAGGAGCAAATGACGGAAATGAAGGAGCAAATGACGGAGCTTGTGGGCATCCTTCGACACAGTGAATCACGCAGGAGGGAACTTGAAAAGCAGAGCAAGCAGAAAGAGCAGACAGCTCCCATggctactactcctccg GGAAGTGTAAATGGCTCCGCGAAGCACACTGCGGATGACTCCAACACACCACTATCCCCGGTTGCAGTTCCTGCACAGAAGCAGCTGAAGTACTCTGCTGGAATTGTAAATAGCCCCAGCAAAGGTGTAGCTGCATCGAACAAACAACTCAAG ATGGTTCCTATCGCGCAGTTGCCTGTCGGCAAGAAGGTTTCGATATCAGGACAATCAGGAAAACTGTGGAGATGGAAAAGGAGCCACCACCAGTGGCTACTGCAGTTCAAGTGGAAGTGGCAGAAGCCCTGGAAACTGTCCGAGATGATCCGCCACAGCGATGAAACGATCACGAGGGCCAGGCCCAGACCCCAGCTACTTATCACTCATAAACCTCAGAAAGTGATGTGA
- the LOC119301085 gene encoding uncharacterized protein LOC119301085 has protein sequence MSGRRGRGRGPPTQADRLMRGAIDHFGRMGYAEADIRSTVGQLIEVYGEDASSFLKEDDYRVVQDALFEKQEQEEQQQEPKQKEAAISEAPTASDMPIVDMHNEMPPGAELSVEGADPMPIDPPAPEATMAHPAATGTSRARRPCYGWISESESDSDYEEYLASR, from the exons atgtcggggcggcgcgggcgcgggcgcgggccgCCGACGCAGGCGGACCGCCTGATGCGCGGGGCCATCGACCACTTCGGACGGATGGGCTACGCCGAGGCCGACATCCGCAGCACCGTCGGGCAACTCATCGAG GTCTATGGTGAGGATGCTTCGTCGTTCCTGAAGGAAGATGACTACCGGGTCGTGCAGGACGCACTATTTGAgaagcaggagcaggaagagcagcagcaggagcctaaA CAAAAGGAAGCAGCAATCTCTGAGGCACCAACAGCAAGTGACATGCCAATTGTGGACATGCACAATGAGATGCCACCTGGGGCTGAGTTATCAGTTGAGGGAGCAGACCCTATGCCCATCGACCCGCCTGCTCCTGAGGCTACAATGGCACATCCTGCAGCTACAGGAACTAGTAGAGCAAGGCGTCCCTGCTATGGATGGATTAGCGAATCTGAGAGTGATTCGGACTATGAAGAATACCTCGCCAGTCGATGA